One region of Blastocatellia bacterium genomic DNA includes:
- a CDS encoding phosphoribosylaminoimidazolesuccinocarboxamide synthase — translation MSFPSVVWETNLTAYPLLRRGKVRDIYAVGDDRLLIVTTDRISAFDVVLPDGIPGKGAVLTQLSAFWFRQLASLTPHHLITTDVQALDELTETERTTLRSRSMLVYRAHPIPIECVVRGYLAGSAWREYQQSRTVGGLRLPPGFVEGERLPEPIFTPAIKATEGHDVNISEAEMADRIGTELTHRLKELSLALYMRASEYALARGLILADTKFEFGWRDQTLLWIDEALTPDSSRFWAADQYAPGRPQPSFDKQFLRDYLESIGWDKKPPAPHLPESIITQTAQRYLMAYHLLTGEDLTP, via the coding sequence ATGAGCTTCCCATCTGTCGTCTGGGAGACGAATCTCACCGCTTATCCCCTTCTCCGACGGGGAAAAGTTCGCGATATCTACGCTGTCGGAGATGACCGCCTCCTGATCGTCACAACCGATCGCATCTCGGCCTTCGACGTCGTCCTGCCCGATGGGATCCCCGGCAAAGGAGCCGTTCTCACCCAACTCTCAGCGTTCTGGTTTCGACAACTAGCGTCTCTCACCCCCCATCACCTGATCACGACCGATGTCCAAGCGCTCGACGAACTCACGGAGACCGAACGCACCACACTTCGTTCTCGGAGCATGCTCGTGTATCGCGCGCATCCGATCCCGATCGAGTGCGTCGTGCGCGGGTATTTGGCCGGATCGGCGTGGAGAGAATATCAACAGTCGCGAACCGTCGGCGGACTCCGCTTGCCTCCGGGCTTCGTCGAAGGAGAGCGACTCCCGGAGCCAATCTTCACTCCCGCAATCAAGGCCACCGAGGGACACGACGTGAACATCTCCGAGGCTGAGATGGCTGATCGCATTGGAACTGAGTTGACTCATCGGCTGAAGGAGCTGAGCCTCGCTCTATATATGCGGGCCTCCGAGTACGCGCTCGCTCGAGGCCTCATCCTCGCTGATACGAAGTTCGAATTCGGTTGGCGAGATCAGACGCTTTTGTGGATCGACGAGGCGCTCACGCCAGATTCCTCCCGCTTTTGGGCTGCCGATCAGTACGCTCCCGGACGCCCGCAACCTTCCTTCGACAAGCAATTCCTCCGCGACTATTTGGAGTCCATCGGGTGGGACAAAAAGCCCCCAGCGCCTCATCTCCCCGAATCCATCATCACCCAAACGGCCCAGCGGTATTTGATGGCGTACCATCTTTTGACCGGCGAGGATTTGACGCCATGA
- a CDS encoding CvpA family protein has product MTVVDAIVLFAIGLSTLRGLSRGFARSVVTTAAAIVGFFLASSSYRGIVPLVRPLVESETMAHLLAFLSMYLVMLLIGFMLARALHSSLRRAHLSWLDHGMGGLFGLLRGWILCSVVYLALSVFPWRLDLLQEGFTSPYLARGAALISRLAAQHFPRFQPVLPELKE; this is encoded by the coding sequence ATGACGGTCGTGGACGCTATTGTCCTGTTCGCGATCGGTCTCTCGACGCTCAGAGGGCTCTCGCGGGGATTCGCGCGAAGCGTCGTCACAACGGCTGCTGCTATCGTGGGATTCTTCCTCGCTAGCTCTTCCTATCGCGGGATCGTTCCACTTGTCCGACCGCTCGTCGAATCGGAGACGATGGCGCATCTGCTCGCCTTCCTCAGCATGTACCTTGTGATGCTCCTCATCGGCTTTATGCTCGCGCGCGCACTTCACTCGAGCCTACGCCGCGCTCACCTGAGCTGGCTTGATCACGGGATGGGGGGGCTTTTCGGGCTCTTGCGCGGATGGATCCTGTGTTCGGTCGTTTATCTTGCCCTGAGCGTCTTCCCATGGCGTCTTGATCTGTTGCAAGAGGGCTTCACATCCCCCTATCTCGCGCGCGGCGCCGCCCTCATCAGCCGACTGGCCGCCCAACATTTCCCCCGCTTTCAACCCGTTCTCCCCGAGCTGAAAGAGTAA
- a CDS encoding TlpA family protein disulfide reductase has translation MRKIFALALVVLALYGALAQKRSSLFQLSALDGRTVDLTRYRGQVVVLSFGATWCPPCREELPVLQKIADQYAGRPVAFFWVSIDDPEVSNDQLRQFVARLGVRLPVLRDPEARILQEFKAEGVPALLVLDRNGEPVGAPHVGFADPENYTNELRKTLDALLKP, from the coding sequence ATGAGAAAGATCTTCGCGCTCGCTCTGGTCGTCCTCGCCCTCTATGGGGCGCTCGCGCAGAAACGATCCTCTCTGTTTCAACTCTCCGCGCTCGATGGGCGGACAGTGGACTTGACGCGCTATCGCGGACAGGTCGTCGTCCTCTCCTTTGGCGCCACGTGGTGCCCGCCTTGCCGAGAGGAGCTGCCCGTCTTGCAAAAGATCGCCGATCAATACGCAGGACGCCCCGTCGCTTTCTTCTGGGTCAGCATTGACGATCCCGAGGTTTCTAACGATCAGCTTCGACAGTTCGTCGCTCGTCTTGGGGTGCGCCTGCCCGTGCTCCGCGATCCTGAGGCCCGCATCTTACAGGAGTTCAAGGCCGAGGGCGTCCCCGCCCTACTCGTCCTCGATCGCAACGGAGAGCCCGTCGGTGCTCCGCATGTGGGATTCGCTGACCCGGAGAACTACACGAACGAGTTGAGGAAGACGCTCGACGCGTTGCTCAAGCCATGA